Proteins from one Acidihalobacter prosperus genomic window:
- the aroB gene encoding 3-dehydroquinate synthase, producing MISLNVDLGERTYPILIGPNLLDDPEPLRRAIGGVSAVVVSNETVAPLYLERVQAHLAGLRHEAVVLPDGEAYKTLDILDPIYSALLKGRHDRHTTLIALGGGVIGDITGFAAATYQRGVNFVQIPTTLLAQVDSSVGGKTGVNHPFGKNMIGAFHQPRAVIIDTRTLDTLPDRELSAGIAEVIKYGLINDAPFFEWLERHMDDLLAREPAALSHAIERSCLNKARIVAADEREAGARALLNLGHTFGHAIETGMGYGQWLHGEAVACGMLMAATMSAELGWLPHTEVARLRTLLLRTHLPVTPPAELAPERFRALMAVDKKVIDGALRLVLLRAIGQALVTADFDPAALERTLATPAAA from the coding sequence ATGATTTCACTGAACGTCGACCTGGGCGAACGCACATACCCGATCCTGATCGGGCCGAACCTGCTGGACGATCCCGAGCCGCTGCGCCGGGCGATCGGCGGTGTCAGCGCGGTCGTCGTCAGCAACGAGACCGTTGCACCGCTGTATCTCGAGCGCGTGCAAGCTCATCTCGCAGGCTTGCGTCACGAGGCCGTCGTGCTGCCGGATGGCGAAGCCTACAAGACCCTCGACATCCTGGACCCTATCTACAGCGCGCTGCTCAAAGGCCGCCATGACCGTCACACCACCCTGATTGCATTGGGCGGCGGCGTTATCGGCGACATTACCGGATTCGCGGCGGCCACCTATCAGCGCGGCGTCAATTTCGTGCAGATTCCAACCACGCTGCTGGCGCAGGTCGATTCGTCCGTCGGCGGCAAGACCGGCGTCAACCACCCGTTCGGCAAAAACATGATCGGCGCCTTCCATCAGCCTCGCGCCGTCATCATCGACACCCGCACGCTCGACACCCTGCCCGACCGCGAACTAAGTGCCGGCATCGCTGAAGTCATCAAATACGGCCTGATCAACGACGCCCCTTTCTTCGAATGGCTCGAACGCCATATGGACGATCTGCTCGCGAGGGAACCCGCGGCGCTCTCCCATGCGATCGAACGTTCCTGCCTGAACAAGGCGCGTATCGTGGCCGCCGACGAACGCGAGGCCGGCGCACGAGCCCTGCTCAATCTTGGCCACACCTTCGGCCATGCCATCGAGACCGGTATGGGCTACGGACAGTGGCTGCACGGCGAGGCCGTCGCCTGCGGGATGCTCATGGCCGCGACGATGTCGGCCGAACTGGGCTGGCTGCCGCATACCGAGGTGGCACGCCTGCGCACGCTGCTGCTGCGTACCCACCTACCGGTCACACCGCCCGCGGAGCTCGCGCCCGAGCGTTTCCGCGCGCTGATGGCGGTCGACAAGAAGGTCATCGACGGCGCCTTGCGCCTGGTGCTGCTGCGCGCCATCGGGCAGGCGCTGGTCACGGCGGATTTCGACCCCGCCGCGCTTGAACGCACATTGGCAACCCCAGCCGCCGCATGA
- the aroK gene encoding shikimate kinase AroK, which produces MNAMRNIFLVGPMGAGKTTIGRKLAPALGLSFYDSDEAIITRTGVDIATIFDIEGESGFRERESRIIDELTQHDGIVLATGGGAVLRADNREHLKARGRVVYLTVPIELQLKRTRRDSQRPLLQTANPRERLESLQREREPLYRSIADIVVDTAANDSRRLARELIQRLSSPD; this is translated from the coding sequence ATGAATGCAATGCGTAACATTTTTCTGGTCGGCCCGATGGGTGCGGGCAAGACGACCATCGGACGCAAACTCGCACCGGCGCTCGGGCTGTCTTTCTACGACAGCGACGAAGCCATCATCACGCGAACCGGCGTCGACATCGCCACCATTTTCGACATCGAGGGCGAATCCGGTTTCCGCGAGCGCGAAAGTCGCATCATCGACGAACTCACCCAGCATGACGGCATTGTCCTCGCCACCGGCGGCGGCGCGGTGCTGCGCGCCGACAATCGCGAACACCTCAAGGCACGGGGGCGGGTGGTTTATCTCACCGTGCCGATCGAGCTGCAGCTCAAGCGCACCCGGCGCGACAGCCAGCGCCCGCTGCTACAAACCGCGAACCCGCGCGAGCGACTGGAGTCCCTACAGCGCGAACGCGAACCGCTCTACCGTTCCATTGCCGACATCGTGGTCGACACCGCCGCCAACGACAGCCGCCGCCTGGCCCGTGAATTGATCCAGCGTCTGTCCAGTCCGGACTGA
- a CDS encoding deoxyguanosinetriphosphate triphosphohydrolase, protein MAAQSLAPYAAHESASRGRRHPEPGPGMRGQFQRDRDRIVHCAAFRRLEYKTQVFINHEGDLYRTRLTHSLEVAQIARTAARALALNEDLTEAIALAHDLGHTPFGHAGQDALNQLMQPFGGFEHNLQSLRVVDALEEKYAEFDGLNLCFETREGILKHCRKDVAAGLGALGERFISGGQPSLEAQLTNLADEIAYNNHDIDDGLRAGLIFIEQLRPLPLFGEAYETVTGRYPGLGERRVVHEVIRRMIGRLVNDLVETSRARIAAAAPLDCDAVRAQREPLIAFSPAIRVANLALKRFLHAHLYRHERVRKLTDEAKRIVAELFVAYRTAPEQLPADTRDKLQRAVHETARARVVADYIAGMTDRYAYAEHARIHAAADV, encoded by the coding sequence ATGGCGGCCCAGTCGCTCGCCCCATACGCCGCCCACGAATCCGCGTCCCGCGGCCGTCGCCACCCGGAACCTGGCCCCGGCATGCGTGGCCAGTTCCAGCGCGACCGCGACCGCATCGTCCACTGCGCCGCCTTTCGTCGGCTTGAATACAAGACCCAGGTCTTCATCAACCATGAAGGCGACCTTTATCGCACCCGTCTGACGCACTCTTTGGAAGTCGCCCAGATCGCGCGGACCGCCGCGCGTGCGCTCGCGCTCAACGAAGATCTCACCGAAGCCATCGCGCTCGCCCACGACCTCGGCCATACGCCCTTCGGGCACGCCGGGCAGGACGCCCTGAATCAGCTGATGCAACCCTTTGGCGGCTTCGAACACAATCTGCAGTCGCTACGCGTGGTCGACGCACTGGAAGAGAAATACGCCGAGTTCGACGGCCTCAACCTCTGCTTCGAAACCCGCGAGGGCATACTCAAGCACTGCCGCAAGGATGTTGCCGCCGGGCTCGGCGCCCTGGGCGAGCGCTTCATAAGCGGCGGGCAGCCCAGTCTCGAGGCGCAGCTGACCAATCTCGCCGACGAAATCGCCTACAACAACCACGACATCGACGACGGCCTGCGCGCTGGCCTGATTTTCATCGAGCAACTGCGGCCGCTGCCCCTGTTCGGCGAAGCCTACGAAACCGTGACCGGTCGCTACCCGGGCCTCGGTGAACGCCGCGTGGTGCACGAGGTCATACGTCGCATGATCGGCCGACTGGTCAACGATCTTGTCGAAACCTCGCGCGCGCGCATTGCCGCCGCGGCCCCTCTGGATTGCGACGCGGTACGCGCACAGCGGGAACCGCTGATTGCGTTCAGCCCCGCCATCCGGGTCGCCAACCTGGCGCTCAAGCGCTTTCTGCACGCTCATCTTTACCGTCACGAGCGGGTCCGCAAACTCACCGACGAGGCCAAGCGCATCGTCGCCGAGCTGTTCGTCGCCTACCGCACGGCACCCGAGCAGCTCCCCGCCGACACACGCGACAAGCTGCAACGCGCCGTACACGAAACGGCCCGCGCGCGCGTCGTCGCCGATTACATCGCCGGCATGACCGACCGCTATGCCTACGCCGAACACGCACGCATCCATGCCGCTGCCGATGTCTGA
- a CDS encoding type IV pilus inner membrane component PilO, with product MDLNELRQIDLNNIGTAPRWVRNTLLLVLFVAILAAGYHFDTSDQRVTLERAKAQETALRNELVFKARRAANLKTYEQQLAEMKRSFGKMLQQLPNKTEIPGLLVDISQTALSSGLEIDLFRPEPEQKKGFYAIKPIQIQAKGTYPEFAHFVSQIAALPRIVTLGDISMQPIKKGSPILSMSVVARTYRYLPDHGDQ from the coding sequence ATCGATCTCAATGAACTGCGCCAGATCGATCTCAACAACATCGGTACAGCGCCACGCTGGGTGCGCAACACCCTGCTCCTGGTCCTTTTCGTGGCGATCCTGGCCGCCGGCTACCACTTCGACACCAGCGACCAGCGCGTAACGCTCGAGCGCGCAAAGGCACAGGAGACAGCGCTGCGAAACGAGTTGGTCTTCAAGGCCCGGCGCGCCGCAAATCTCAAGACTTACGAGCAACAGCTGGCCGAAATGAAGCGCTCGTTCGGCAAAATGCTGCAGCAGCTGCCCAACAAGACCGAGATACCGGGTCTACTCGTCGACATTTCCCAAACTGCGTTGTCTAGCGGATTGGAAATAGACCTGTTTCGGCCCGAGCCCGAGCAAAAGAAGGGCTTCTACGCAATCAAGCCCATTCAGATTCAGGCCAAGGGCACCTATCCCGAATTCGCGCACTTCGTCAGCCAGATAGCCGCGCTGCCGCGTATCGTGACTCTGGGCGACATCAGCATGCAGCCGATCAAGAAAGGCTCCCCCATCCTCTCCATGAGCGTCGTGGCCAGAACCTACCGTTATCTGCCCGACCACGGGGATCAGTGA
- a CDS encoding pilus assembly protein PilP, whose product MTQLADTRHDAKNGRPAHLMRAAKLVATAALAAGLAGCGHSMSDLQHWVAEQVAKPGGRVPPIPEVPPYKSYTYPGHTKSPFDSKILLELYNAAHRSNVKINPHRPRQYLEQFPLDSLKMVGTLVDHGTTWALIQTPDGTIERTKVGNYMGQHDGKITAITSDSVKLREIVPDGFGGLKEQPVSIAMGQTK is encoded by the coding sequence ATGACCCAACTCGCCGATACCAGACACGATGCCAAGAATGGCCGACCTGCCCACCTGATGCGGGCAGCGAAGCTGGTCGCGACCGCCGCCCTGGCCGCAGGCCTGGCCGGTTGCGGGCATAGCATGTCCGACCTGCAGCACTGGGTGGCCGAACAGGTGGCGAAGCCCGGAGGCCGCGTACCGCCAATTCCGGAGGTGCCGCCTTACAAGAGCTATACCTATCCCGGCCACACCAAGAGTCCGTTTGACAGCAAGATCCTGCTGGAGCTTTACAACGCGGCTCACCGCAGCAATGTGAAAATCAACCCGCACCGCCCGCGGCAATACCTGGAGCAGTTCCCGCTGGACAGCCTGAAAATGGTCGGCACACTGGTCGACCACGGCACCACCTGGGCGCTCATCCAGACCCCCGACGGCACGATCGAGAGAACCAAGGTGGGTAATTACATGGGCCAGCACGACGGCAAGATCACTGCCATCACCAGCGACAGCGTCAAACTGCGGGAAATCGTTCCGGACGGCTTCGGCGGCCTCAAGGAACAACCCGTTTCGATCGCGATGGGCCAGACCAAATGA
- a CDS encoding ATP-binding protein, with translation MSEDYLDTPGLGMLRNVIRDYLAGHSPPIVIQGEPGAGKTALLRRLMRELGSDFDICSFAADRPAGAPSLHKTILRRWLPDGPLDASTRHLFQHLCDTPTARARLLLIDDAERLSRAEIKGVLGLKQALAHYGGIPLGLVLCGNATLEPRVAALAAEVTPNLLPVCLGLRPFTRQESEQLARNRGYEPSPTAMARLHRSSGGLPGQLVHQLGDTGRRHTPGTRLLRLLRLFAVGAIAAALLLPSSPRSDATRTQSIPLPPETASAQPSTGTAGSDIRRPYAYGRAPGALSRYSAGELNPATAQHYTDRPN, from the coding sequence ATGTCTGAAGACTATCTCGACACCCCCGGCCTGGGCATGCTGCGCAACGTGATCCGCGATTATCTCGCGGGGCACTCCCCGCCCATCGTCATACAAGGCGAACCCGGTGCGGGCAAGACGGCCCTGTTGCGTCGGCTGATGCGCGAGCTCGGCAGCGATTTCGACATCTGCAGCTTCGCCGCGGACCGCCCGGCAGGCGCACCGTCGCTGCACAAAACCATCCTCCGGCGGTGGCTGCCCGATGGCCCGCTCGACGCGAGTACACGCCATCTTTTCCAACATCTGTGCGACACGCCCACGGCGCGCGCACGCCTGCTACTGATCGACGACGCCGAACGCCTTTCGCGCGCTGAAATCAAGGGTGTGCTGGGGCTCAAGCAGGCGCTTGCCCACTACGGCGGCATCCCGTTGGGCCTCGTCCTGTGCGGAAACGCGACGCTGGAACCACGCGTTGCCGCTCTCGCCGCGGAAGTGACGCCCAACCTGCTTCCCGTCTGTCTCGGATTGCGGCCGTTCACGCGCCAGGAATCCGAACAACTGGCGCGCAACCGAGGCTATGAGCCCTCGCCCACCGCCATGGCACGGCTCCATCGCAGCAGCGGCGGCTTGCCCGGCCAGCTCGTTCATCAACTCGGCGACACGGGCAGGCGGCACACGCCTGGCACGAGGCTGCTACGTCTCCTGCGCCTGTTCGCTGTCGGCGCCATTGCGGCCGCCTTGCTGCTGCCGTCATCGCCACGATCCGACGCCACTCGGACGCAGTCAATCCCGCTGCCACCGGAAACCGCATCCGCACAGCCGTCCACCGGCACCGCTGGCAGCGACATTCGTCGCCCCTACGCGTACGGGCGCGCCCCGGGCGCCCTGAGTCGTTACAGCGCCGGCGAATTGAACCCGGCGACAGCCCAGCACTATACTGATCGGCCGAATTGA
- the pilQ gene encoding type IV pilus secretin PilQ produces MAAANTLKSIESHQLPNNQLQVVLDFASAPAKPLGFSIENPAKIALDFTHTRMGLSQRMYTVNTGTVRSIAAAEAGDRTRLVFNLTRPAPYTTRVEGHRVIVTIGHGGQEGTMETAATVQTTRFGSQEDTSSASRSKITDIEFHRGKDGGGLITLTLSNPNQVIDLTQQAGKVVVEAHDASLSRALQRRMVVTDFGTPVERIDSLQDGRNVKLVIAASGDYEQLAYQADNKFTVDIKPVATKANGGAGSQPVYKGQRISLNFQNIPVRSVLQLLADFTGLNIVVSDAVTGSVTLRLKNVPWDQALAIILQAKGLAEKRSGNVIMIAPASVIEAQDQQQIRAQRAQEQLAPLHTEIFQVRYAKAATLAALLQSIRSTQSSSNTGNNTQTNTGVSGLSSRGSVVADPRTNSLIIRDTDQGLANVAKLIQRLDVPVKQVLIGSRLVVAKQGFSRDLGVTFGSVNNPQTATTPGGGVTIGSQRYGIGGYPAGNNQYNQFNVNLPAASPTSTFGLTLVKLGQTFNLSLQLSAAEAENQIRQISNPRVITANDTQAMIQQGVQIPYQQASSSGATNVSFKTAALKLLVTPHITPNNRVLMELDVSNDSVGGLYSGVPSINTQEVKTQVMVDNGQTVVLGGIYQHDTSKTVNKVPFFGDLPVLGTLFRENSTSNTKTELLIFITPKIIDNNLSLSQ; encoded by the coding sequence ATGGCCGCGGCCAACACCCTGAAATCCATCGAAAGCCACCAGTTGCCGAACAATCAGCTCCAGGTCGTGCTGGATTTCGCCTCGGCTCCAGCCAAGCCGCTTGGTTTCAGTATCGAGAACCCCGCCAAGATCGCCCTGGACTTCACCCACACGCGCATGGGGCTGAGTCAGCGGATGTACACCGTCAATACCGGGACCGTCCGCAGCATCGCTGCCGCCGAAGCCGGCGATCGCACGCGGCTGGTGTTCAACCTGACCCGCCCGGCGCCATACACGACCCGCGTCGAGGGCCACCGCGTCATCGTCACGATCGGACATGGCGGACAGGAAGGCACGATGGAGACGGCGGCGACGGTGCAGACCACCCGTTTCGGCAGCCAGGAAGATACGTCAAGCGCCAGCCGGTCCAAAATCACCGACATCGAATTCCACCGCGGCAAGGACGGAGGCGGGCTGATCACGCTCACGCTGAGCAACCCCAACCAGGTCATCGACCTCACCCAGCAGGCCGGCAAGGTCGTGGTCGAAGCCCATGACGCCAGCCTCTCCCGGGCGCTGCAGCGCCGCATGGTGGTCACCGACTTCGGGACGCCCGTCGAGCGCATCGATAGTCTGCAGGACGGCCGCAACGTCAAGCTGGTGATCGCCGCGAGCGGCGATTACGAGCAGCTCGCCTACCAGGCGGACAACAAGTTCACCGTGGATATCAAGCCCGTGGCCACGAAGGCCAATGGCGGCGCCGGCTCGCAACCCGTCTACAAGGGCCAGCGCATCTCGCTCAATTTCCAGAACATCCCGGTCCGTTCAGTGCTGCAGCTGCTGGCCGATTTCACCGGCCTCAACATCGTCGTCAGCGACGCTGTGACGGGCAGCGTCACGCTGCGCCTCAAGAATGTTCCCTGGGATCAGGCGCTGGCCATCATCCTGCAAGCCAAGGGGCTCGCCGAAAAGCGCAGCGGCAATGTGATCATGATCGCCCCCGCCAGCGTGATCGAGGCCCAGGACCAGCAGCAGATACGCGCACAACGGGCCCAGGAGCAGTTGGCGCCACTGCACACCGAAATCTTCCAGGTACGCTATGCCAAGGCCGCCACGCTGGCCGCGCTGCTGCAATCCATCCGCAGCACGCAAAGCAGCAGCAATACGGGCAACAACACCCAGACCAATACCGGCGTGTCCGGGCTTTCCTCGCGCGGCTCGGTGGTCGCCGATCCGCGCACCAACTCGCTGATCATACGCGACACTGACCAGGGGCTGGCCAACGTCGCCAAACTGATCCAACGCCTTGACGTACCAGTCAAGCAGGTGCTTATCGGTTCCCGCCTGGTGGTCGCCAAACAGGGCTTCAGCCGCGATCTCGGCGTGACCTTCGGTTCGGTCAACAATCCCCAAACCGCGACGACGCCGGGCGGTGGCGTCACCATCGGATCGCAACGTTACGGCATCGGCGGCTATCCTGCCGGCAACAATCAGTACAACCAGTTCAACGTCAACCTGCCCGCCGCCAGTCCGACCAGCACCTTCGGCCTGACCCTGGTCAAACTCGGGCAGACCTTCAATCTGAGCCTGCAGCTGTCGGCGGCCGAAGCGGAAAATCAGATCCGCCAGATATCCAATCCGCGCGTGATCACCGCCAACGACACCCAGGCGATGATTCAGCAGGGCGTGCAAATCCCCTACCAGCAGGCCTCCTCCAGCGGCGCCACCAACGTGTCCTTCAAGACCGCAGCCCTCAAGCTGCTGGTCACGCCGCACATCACGCCGAACAACCGCGTACTGATGGAGCTCGACGTCAGCAATGACAGCGTCGGCGGACTCTACAGCGGCGTACCCAGCATCAACACCCAGGAGGTCAAGACACAGGTGATGGTCGACAACGGCCAGACGGTCGTGCTCGGCGGCATCTACCAGCACGACACCAGCAAAACCGTCAACAAGGTGCCTTTCTTCGGCGATCTGCCCGTGCTCGGCACCCTGTTCCGCGAGAACAGCACCTCGAACACCAAAACCGAACTGCTGATCTTCATCACGCCCAAGATCATCGACAACAATCTCAGCCTGTCGCAGTGA